A part of Thermococcus sp. SY098 genomic DNA contains:
- a CDS encoding phosphorylating glyceraldehyde-3-phosphate dehydrogenase: MKVKVGINGYGTIGKRVAYAITKQDDMTLIGVTKTKPDFEAYRAKELGIPVYAASEEFLPRFEKAGFEVAGTLEDLLQKVDVIVDATPGGMGAKNKTIYEKYGVKAVFQGGEKADVAEVSFVAQANYEKALGKSYVRVVSCNTTGLTRTLSAIQEYIDYVYAVMIRRAADPNDIKRGPINAIKPTVEVPSHHGPDVQTVIPINIETTAFVVPTTIMHVHSIMVELKKPITREDVIDIFENTTRVLLFEKEKGFDSTAQLIEFARDLHREWNNLYEIAVWKESINVKGNRLFYIQAVHQESDVVPENIDAIRAIFELADKWESIKKTNKSLGILK; this comes from the coding sequence ACAAAGCAAGATGATATGACACTTATAGGTGTAACAAAGACAAAGCCGGACTTCGAAGCTTACAGGGCAAAGGAGCTCGGCATTCCAGTATATGCGGCATCAGAGGAATTTTTGCCAAGGTTTGAAAAAGCCGGCTTTGAAGTTGCCGGAACTTTAGAAGACTTGCTTCAAAAAGTTGATGTTATCGTTGATGCGACTCCGGGGGGAATGGGGGCAAAGAATAAGACGATTTATGAAAAGTACGGAGTTAAAGCAGTGTTTCAAGGTGGAGAAAAGGCTGATGTTGCAGAGGTTTCCTTCGTTGCTCAGGCAAATTATGAGAAAGCCCTCGGAAAGAGCTACGTTAGGGTTGTCTCATGCAACACAACCGGATTAACAAGGACTCTAAGCGCGATTCAAGAGTACATTGACTACGTTTACGCTGTGATGATTAGGAGAGCCGCTGATCCAAATGACATTAAGAGAGGCCCAATCAATGCAATAAAGCCAACCGTTGAAGTTCCATCCCATCACGGGCCAGATGTTCAAACAGTTATCCCAATAAACATTGAGACGACAGCTTTTGTTGTACCAACTACAATAATGCACGTCCACTCAATAATGGTTGAGCTGAAGAAGCCAATCACCAGGGAAGATGTAATCGATATCTTTGAGAACACCACGAGGGTTCTGCTCTTTGAGAAAGAGAAAGGATTTGACAGCACAGCACAGCTAATAGAGTTTGCAAGGGATTTGCACAGAGAGTGGAACAACCTCTACGAAATAGCCGTCTGGAAGGAGAGCATAAACGTTAAGGGCAACAGGCTGTTCTACATTCAGGCAGTTCATCAGGAGAGCGACGTTGTACCAGAGAACATTGACGCAATCAGAGCAATTTTTGAATTAGCTGATAAGTGGGAAAGCATAAAGAAGACGAACAAGAGCTTGGGAATTTTGAAGTGA
- a CDS encoding aromatic amino acid transport family protein, translating to MKKLSLAEASAILIGTQIGAGVLGLPYALKDIGFLGIIIVIATGLLTLLTALFVLELAAHSDGTLSKIAEAYLGKIGGYLMFLSISVLSYGALIAYIAGSGDILSSLLGINEKAGALIFWFVMSLIVFLGLKASGEAELLLNFLLLGTLTLAVALVMPNADVSNLTKIDYSAITKGIGVAVFAYVSHMVVPEMLKGLEDVRKTTKAVLIGYLVPMVFYAFFVLAFVGTFGSKTPELATSALEQLYGRLGNILGLILPLAAISTSYIGIGLAQMDNMKEIFSIKRSHAWLLTVIPPLLVYFAGLNSFVNALWMAGTFGGLLYAGILPTVMYVKAKKIHRKLHLPIPHSFVYLSGLVFFLVFIYSILSV from the coding sequence ATGAAGAAGCTGAGCTTGGCAGAGGCGAGTGCAATCTTAATCGGGACTCAGATTGGAGCGGGAGTTTTGGGTTTGCCTTATGCCCTAAAAGATATCGGATTTTTGGGAATTATCATCGTTATTGCAACGGGATTGTTAACATTGCTCACAGCGCTGTTTGTTCTCGAGTTAGCCGCTCACAGCGACGGAACTCTCTCTAAGATTGCTGAGGCTTATTTGGGAAAAATTGGCGGATATCTTATGTTTTTGAGCATCTCTGTGCTAAGCTATGGAGCTTTGATCGCTTACATAGCTGGAAGTGGGGACATCCTCTCTTCTCTCCTCGGTATTAATGAGAAAGCTGGCGCTCTGATATTCTGGTTTGTAATGAGCTTGATAGTCTTTCTTGGTTTAAAAGCTTCGGGTGAAGCGGAGCTTCTGCTGAACTTCCTTTTATTAGGCACTCTAACCCTTGCGGTAGCACTTGTTATGCCCAATGCTGATGTCTCAAACTTAACGAAGATCGATTATTCAGCTATAACAAAAGGTATTGGTGTTGCTGTATTTGCCTATGTAAGTCATATGGTTGTTCCAGAAATGCTGAAAGGTCTGGAAGATGTTAGAAAGACCACAAAAGCTGTTCTTATTGGATATCTTGTCCCTATGGTGTTCTACGCTTTCTTCGTGCTTGCATTTGTTGGCACTTTTGGATCAAAAACTCCAGAATTGGCAACTTCAGCCCTTGAGCAACTCTATGGTAGATTGGGCAACATTTTGGGCTTAATTCTTCCTTTGGCAGCAATAAGCACAAGCTACATTGGAATTGGTTTGGCACAGATGGACAACATGAAAGAGATATTTAGCATTAAAAGGTCTCATGCATGGCTTTTAACCGTGATTCCACCGCTGCTTGTGTACTTTGCTGGGCTAAACAGCTTTGTCAACGCTCTCTGGATGGCTGGAACCTTTGGTGGCTTACTCTATGCGGGCATTCTGCCGACAGTGATGTATGTAAAAGCAAAAAAGATTCATAGAAAGCTGCATCTTCCAATTCCCCATAGTTTTGTTTACCTTTCAGGACTGGTGTTCTTTTTGGTGTTCATTTACTCGATTTTGTCTGTGTAA